The DNA window GCCACTTATTTTGCCAGACAAGCAGTCCAACCTGCCCCATCAACAAGTTCAACCTCTCCACAGGCGGTAATCGGCACTGATAATGGAACAGGGCTTTTGCCACCTCCCGCAGCCGCTGGATCGTCTCCAGTTGCTTCTCCGGCTTCGATATCAAATACACAGCAAACACCCCTCTCTCTACAATATCCCGCAGTCACAGTTTCTTCAAGGACTCCTGTGCTTTCTAGTACCTCAGCGACACCACAGCCTCAGTCGCTTCTATCAGGGGTGGTTTCATCACAGGCTCCATTTCTTTCAAGCTGTTCGTCAACACCTCAGTCTCAGTCACTTCCTCCTTGCACAGTTTCTTCTCAGACACGGATGCTTTCTAGTGCCTCAGCAACACCACAGCCTCAGTCGCTTCTATCAGGGGTGGTTTCGTCACAGGCTCCATTTCTCTCAAGCTGCTCGTCAACACCTCAGTCTCAGTCACTTCCTCCTTGCACAGTTTCTTGTCAGATGCCGGTGCTTTCTAATCTCTCATCTACGCTTCTATCTCAGTCACTTCTTCCAGGTAGAGCGTTTTCACCAACTCCAGTCCTTTCTTATGCCTCAACTCCTTCGAGCTCCCAATCTCAGTCATTTTTTTCAGAACCTCTGAGAATAACAAATATACTTACACCTCAGCTGACACCAACGACCAGTTCAACTCTACCAGCTTCTACTCCAGTTTTCTCGAGGCAGAACTTTGGCCGCAAGAGAAAGCAAAGTGTGCCCAGACCAGAACTACACCCGACATTCCATAGACGGGCAATTTTGCTTCCCCTCCCAAACCTGGAGCGTATAACGaaatgtgccattaatttccttttcaaaattaaattcggGTATAAGTCAACCGAGTGGCGGAAAGAATGGGACGAAACTCAGGTTCTGTCTCATGTGGAGAGTTTATTCCCAATGCTGCAACACCGAAGATTCTTGTTTCAGGATAAAGGGGTGCAAGGAGAAATCATTCCGTTGAATGTCGCTCCAGATAAGCGTTTAGATGGAAGGGAATTATTCCGCATCACCTCCACATGTGTATATATTGCACCGGAAGCTGATTTACTCTCTAATGAGTTGAAGCAGCAGTTCTTGGAAATTAACAACAAGAAAGAAGTGGAAAAAGCAAGGAAGGATGCTCGTAAAAAAAAACGACTCGAATCTGACAATGATGATGACGATCTGGATGACCCTTCCTGTTCCACATATGTCATTGTTAATGATCATCATAACCAGATGGGTAATGAGGCTGGCCCTTCGAATGCTGTGTTCGAAATGAATCCCAATCATGTGGCACCTGACGAGATTTTTGAAGCCGAAGATGGTGTTTTTCACTTAATAAGTGGTGACACTATTTCTAAGCGATCCTTTGAGTCAACGGACTCACTATTAAtgttttttagtgaaaaaactGCTAAGATTCCTTTGACGCTGCACTTGGAGCGGAAGAATCTTTTTGATCAAACCatcgcatttttcaaaagtggaGAGTTGAAATGGAATTGCaaattattgataaaattcaatgagGAAGGCGGTTTTGATGTAGGAGGTGTCACTCGTGAATTCCTTGATGAATTAATGCACGAAATTAGAGGTAACAATAATTTATTCGAGGGAGAAATTCACCGAAGCTTGAAATATTCTCAGAAGCTATTGTCAAGCAGAGTTTATTACTATGTAGGTCAAATCATAGTCCTTTCTTTATTAAACGGAGGACCTGGTCCACACTGCTTTTCGCCTGTGTTGTACAAGTTACTCACTTCAGATGTTGTTCAAGATTCTTTAATCAAGGAAAACGTGCCGAATCCGCATTTTGTGCTTGCCATCAAGTATGCTGAGGCCGCCCAAAGTCTAATTCAATTGAATCAAGTAATAGCTGAACATACACTGTTTGAATTGGCTGGCATCGAACAGCAACTCGATGGAGTCACCTTAGAAGATGCCAAAATTAGTGTTGTTAAAGGTATGTTCCTTCATCTACatcataatttttacaaaattcatttaaattctcTCACTcagtgaatggaccactagacaaggtacgaatttcagcattcttaTTCATGTTTCaagactaaaatttcacgtagaacacgatgcgcacaacgtaaattaccgaaatcaactccttacgaagatatgtAATTATTCTTGAtgggtgaattcaaaccacccgctcatgaaaactcaatgctctacgtgattcatatcgcgcgctatacgttatcatgacagtatctgcaatttaaaaatctggcagcctcaattttgacgctttggctcagctatagcaaattgctcatagtttgaacaacacatggtggggaatgaacattgctcgattgagaagcttgctgaaaccgttgtagtgcgcgatttgactcaagtagagctttgagtttcttgtgagcgggcagttcgaattcctcgtaaccaatgtgaaataaaaacgttgaaatcttccttaggagttagtttcagtaatattccttgcgctaatcgtgttgtACGTGAAactctggttaagaaacatgcatcagattgcttaaattcgtaccttgtctagtggtccattgtaactGTAactgaataattttatttaaacatTATAAGAGAAAACTTGTATGCCTTCAATTTGATAAATTGATCTATTTttacgattttgaaaaataggttacctaaaaatttgagagttTATCAAGAGTGTATTACATTCCTGACCATTAAAAATCGCACCTTAAAATACAACAACTAACTCTACTAACATGAAAGTAGAAGACTGATTCAGTGCAACTTCAACCGGTACATTTTGATTTCAAGGGGTTATAGAGCTTTGCACCAACGATCATTATGTCGAAAACCCAAAATCTGTTCCTAATGTCTCAGATAATTGGACACCGTTCCCAAGCAGGGAAAATTCAGAATTTGCAAGTTTAGAGAAGTTATTTTTGAACTCTCTACATTCTTGTTgttaagttttattttgataACTCCTTAAATCTTGGAAGTCAAATTCGGCTAATTCCAGGAAATTCAGCCTTACTTATTGTTTCATTCATGTGACTGGAGCCACTCTTCTAGAAAATGTACATAGAAATTAACATCTACAAGCGATGTTGCAAAACTTTGCAGTGCAGATATTATTTTGCCTCATTTTATAACAGTCAGCAAATATGTTATGTTTTGCTTTCAATGAGTGCATATTGTTTTTTTTGGACCTATTCATCCTACAGAGATAAAGACATTCCACATCACTAAGTGTTGTTCAGTgatgattcaaattttaaaatttacccaCAGGGCTTTCATCTTGACATTCAGTCGTCTATATCTCATATGTGCCTGTTTATAGTTAGAAGCATTTTGCATGTACTGAACGTAGCTTTTTAAACGTTAGTTGTGACAATCTAGTCTGAGATTGAAGGAGTGTGCCTCTTTAAGATACATGTTTCatgatttaatcttaaatcataAATCCTCAAACATTTGGTAGCAGTGTCTGCACTTTACACGCATATCACTAttgttctcaaaattttccgtctCAGAATGTATCCAATGTAAAATAACACTACATGGTTAATATCTCTCGTAATGTTTTCAATTCAGTTAACAGGCAACCGTTCTTCTAAGCCTCATTTTCTGCTTTTGTTAACACGTCTTTTATAAGTTTATGAATATGCTTTTCTCTTTGGAGTTGTTGAAGCTTCCTGTAGTTAAGTTCCTCACactattctcatttattttgtttcactTTCCAGAAGCAGTCGAGTACGTGCTGAAAGAGCGTGTGGAAAAACCACTAACCCAACTTAAAGAAGGGCTGAGCCCTATTCTGGATTTGCTAGAGGAGAATAAGGCGTTAATGGAACCCGTTTTTGTAGCGGGGAAATTGCCCCTGACTGCAGAACGGTTATACCGTTTGTTTAACCCTGAAGCTGCAACAGATGAAGAGGAAAACGTTTCCAGGCATTGGCGCAGATTTTTAACTGATTGCGAACGTAAGTGATCGGCTTTTTTCACCAATGTCAGGGGATCAACACTATTACaagacttttttttaagaacTATTCTTCCtgctttatttaattttagtttaaataCTCAATGTTCACAGTTTATGAGGATTTTCGAGTCAAAGGTgataatagaatagaatagttaaatacataaaaaaaaaaaaaaaaaaaaaaaacacacacattgaaAAGGAATGGCAAACATGAAACTTGaaaccgaaaataaaaaaaataaattcaaataaagATATAGACTCACTTGTTTTTACGGTGCTCTGATGAAGGTGGTTTGCTATTTTTGCCTGAGAAGCAGGACTGGATTGCTGTATATAGATTCATTTTCATTACTCTTAAACTGAACTGCAAATGGTGTAAATATACAAAGATTCTATTCACAAGAATGTGTATTAATTTCAGGTGGAGAATCTGTCGTCTCCCTGGCTGCTGTTTGCAAGTTTGCTTGCGGACTCAGGGAACTGCCACCTGGAGGCTTATATCCAGCACCTTTCTGCCGTATAACGAATAGCCTTCTACCTGAAGCCTCTACATGTAACAACGAAATATCCATTCCCGACATAGTAACCtattctcaatttaaagagaGTCTAGAATTAGGAGTTAAAGGTTCAGAAGGGCTGATCTCCGATTAACTCTGATCGAACAAAATTGTGCcgatgagcctgttgcaaacttcagctgtaGCCTTGAAAGTAGTTTAATCCTGTACCAAATTTCtagaatttctaaaaatttaagcgaagatcCTGTAGCCCCAAACTGCTCTGCTTTTGGGAGGGCCATGAAAAGAAACCACTGATTTATAAGCAAACGTTGCAACGTCTATTGCAACATTGGAAAATTCACTGCGCGGTGAATGTGTTGAACCAGCAAGGCATATAGAACCGAAGTGGCTACTCCCACTGGGAGTGAAGGGTAGGGGTGGGTAAACACCACTGTTTCATATACTAACGTTGCCATGTCCATTGCAATAGACGTGGCAACGTTGGTAAATGAAACAGTAGTGTTTGccaaccctccccctcctttTCCCACCCCTCACCCCTCCTTTTCCCACCCCTCACCCCTCCTTATCCCATTCCCTCCTCTCCtatccccccctctcctctCCTATCCCCTTCCCTTCTCTCCTATCCCCTTCCCTCCTCTCCTATCCCCTCCTCTACCATCCCCATCCCTCCCCCTTCCCTACCCTCCCCTCTCAGTAGGAGTAGCTACTTTGGTTCTATATCCCTTGCTGGTTCGAGACATGCACTCCACAGTAAATCTCGGATGCAAGTTGTGGCACCTGACGAGATTTTTGAAGCCGAAGATGGTGTTTTTCACTTAATAAGTGGTGACACTATTTCTAAGCGATCCTTTGAGTCAACGGACTCACTATTAAtgttttttagtgaaaaaactGCTAAGATTCCTTTGACGCTGCACTTGGAGCGGAAGAATCTTTTTGATCAAACCatcgcatttttcaaaagtggaGAGTTGAAATGGAATTGCaaattattgataaaattcaatgagGAAGGCGGTTTTGATGTAGGAGGTGTCACTCGTGAATTCCTTGATGAATTAATGCACGAAATTAGAGGTAACAATAATTTATTCGAGGGAGAAATTCACCGAAGCTTGAAATATTCTCAGAAGCTATTGTCAAGCAGAGTTTATTACTATGTAGGTCAAATCATAGTCCTTTCTTTGTTAAACTTGGTGTTTTTCACTTAATAAGTGGTGACACTATTTCTAAGCGATCCTTTGAGTCAACGGACTCACTATTAAtgttttttagtgaaaaaactGCTAAGATTCCTTTGACGCTGCACTTGGAGCGGAAGAATCTTTTTGATCAAACCatcgcatttttcaaaagtggaGAGTTGAAATGGAATTGCaaattattgataaaattcaatgagGAAGGCGGTTTTGATGTAGGAGGTGTCACTCGTGAATTCCTTGATGAATTAATGCACGAAATTAGAGGTAACAATAGTTTATTCGAGGGAGAAATTCACCGAAGCTTGAAATATTCTCAGAAGCTATTGTCAAGCAGAGTTTATTACTATGTAGGTCAAATCATAGTCCTTTCTTTATTAAACGGAGGACCTGGTCCACACTGCTTTTCGCCTGTGTTGTACAAGTTACTCACTTCAGATGTTGTTCAAGATTCTTTAATCAAGGAAAACGTGCCGAATCCGCATTTTGTGCTTGCCATCAACGTTGGTTAATGGAACAGTAGTGTTTGccaaccctccccctcctttTCCCACTCCTCACCCCTCCTTATCC is part of the Bemisia tabaci chromosome 1, PGI_BMITA_v3 genome and encodes:
- the LOC109030915 gene encoding uncharacterized protein, producing MADLQAYLQECLATYFARQAVQPAPSTSSTSPQAVIGTDNGTGLLPPPAAAGSSPVASPASISNTQQTPLSLQYPAVTVSSRTPVLSSTSATPQPQSLLSGVVSSQAPFLSSCSSTPQSQSLPPCTVSSQTRMLSSASATPQPQSLLSGVVSSQAPFLSSCSSTPQSQSLPPCTVSCQMPVLSNLSSTLLSQSLLPGRAFSPTPVLSYASTPSSSQSQSFFSEPLRITNILTPQLTPTTSSTLPASTPVFSRQNFGRKRKQSVPRPELHPTFHRRAILLPLPNLERITKCAINFLFKIKFGYKSTEWRKEWDETQVLSHVESLFPMLQHRRFLFQDKGVQGEIIPLNVAPDKRLDGRELFRITSTCVYIAPEADLLSNELKQQFLEINNKKEVEKARKDARKKKRLESDNDDDDLDDPSCSTYVIVNDHHNQMGNEAGPSNAVFEMNPNHVAPDEIFEAEDGVFHLISGDTISKRSFESTDSLLMFFSEKTAKIPLTLHLERKNLFDQTIAFFKSGELKWNCKLLIKFNEEGGFDVGGVTREFLDELMHEIRGNNNLFEGEIHRSLKYSQKLLSSRVYYYVGQIIVLSLLNGGPGPHCFSPVLYKLLTSDVVQDSLIKENVPNPHFVLAIKYAEAAQSLIQLNQVIAEHTLFELAGIEQQLDGVTLEDAKISVVKEAVEYVLKERVEKPLTQLKEGLSPILDLLEENKALMEPVFVAGKLPLTAERLYRLFNPEAATDEEENVSRHWRRFLTDCERGESVVSLAAVCKFACGLRELPPGGLYPAPFCRITNSLLPEASTCNNEISIPDIVTYSQFKESLELGVKGSEGLISD